One stretch of Cygnus olor isolate bCygOlo1 chromosome 1, bCygOlo1.pri.v2, whole genome shotgun sequence DNA includes these proteins:
- the LOC121079451 gene encoding claudin-8-like isoform X2: MVSGALQIAGLLVGGIGMIGTFAVTGMPQWRVSAFIEHNIIVFETIWEGLWMHCIRQANIRMQCKVYDSVLALSPDLQASRGLMCAGSALSFLAFLVAVVGMKCMRCRQSSWPAKGYILLTAGLLFILSGAVTLIPVCWVANTIIRDFYNPAVNVAQKRELGEALYLGWVAAFCLLTAGAIFCCFCCCCEKSRSYGYSAPPHHLLHSQHLHRTTESSYSRSQFQ, from the coding sequence ATGGTTAGTGGGGCTTTGCAGATCGCGGGGCTGCTCGTCGGTGGCATTGGCATGATCGGGACATTCGCAGTCACAGGTATGCCCCAGTGGAGGGTGTCTGCCTTCATCGAGCACAACATCATCGTGTTTGAGACCATCTGGGAAGGCCTGTGGATGCACTGCATCAGGCAAGCCAACATCAGGATGCAGTGCAAGGTCTACGACTCCGTGCTGGCCCTCTCTCCGGACCTGCAGGCATCCAGAGGACTGATGTGTGCCGGGTCAGCGCTCTCCTTCCTGGCGTTCCTGGTTGCTGTTGTTGGGATGAAGTGCATGcggtgcaggcagagcagctggccGGCCAAGGGCTATATTCTCTTGACGGCTGGGCTCCTCTTCATCCTCTCGGGTGCCGTCACGCTCATTCCAGTCTGCTGGGTTGCCAACACCATCATCAGGGACTTCTATAACCCCGCGGTCAATGTTGCACAGAAAAGGGAGCTTGGTGAGGCTCTCTACCTAGGCTGGGTGGCTGCCTTCTGCCTCTTGACAGCCGGAGCCatattctgctgcttttgctgctgctgtgagaaATCCAGGAGCTATGGCTACTCCGCACCTCCCCACCAcctgctgcacagccagcaTCTGCACAGGACCACCGAAAGCTCATACTCCAGGAGTCA
- the LOC121079451 gene encoding claudin-8-like isoform X1 has translation MVSGALQIAGLLVGGIGMIGTFAVTGMPQWRVSAFIEHNIIVFETIWEGLWMHCIRQANIRMQCKVYDSVLALSPDLQASRGLMCAGSALSFLAFLVAVVGMKCMRCRQSSWPAKGYILLTAGLLFILSGAVTLIPVCWVANTIIRDFYNPAVNVAQKRELGEALYLGWVAAFCLLTAGAIFCCFCCCCEKSRSYGYSAPPHHLLHSQHLHRTTESSYSRSQPQVLHFPVWWDLIIDSALTNWESNANFLAAVPPLPLDT, from the exons ATGGTTAGTGGGGCTTTGCAGATCGCGGGGCTGCTCGTCGGTGGCATTGGCATGATCGGGACATTCGCAGTCACAGGTATGCCCCAGTGGAGGGTGTCTGCCTTCATCGAGCACAACATCATCGTGTTTGAGACCATCTGGGAAGGCCTGTGGATGCACTGCATCAGGCAAGCCAACATCAGGATGCAGTGCAAGGTCTACGACTCCGTGCTGGCCCTCTCTCCGGACCTGCAGGCATCCAGAGGACTGATGTGTGCCGGGTCAGCGCTCTCCTTCCTGGCGTTCCTGGTTGCTGTTGTTGGGATGAAGTGCATGcggtgcaggcagagcagctggccGGCCAAGGGCTATATTCTCTTGACGGCTGGGCTCCTCTTCATCCTCTCGGGTGCCGTCACGCTCATTCCAGTCTGCTGGGTTGCCAACACCATCATCAGGGACTTCTATAACCCCGCGGTCAATGTTGCACAGAAAAGGGAGCTTGGTGAGGCTCTCTACCTAGGCTGGGTGGCTGCCTTCTGCCTCTTGACAGCCGGAGCCatattctgctgcttttgctgctgctgtgagaaATCCAGGAGCTATGGCTACTCCGCACCTCCCCACCAcctgctgcacagccagcaTCTGCACAGGACCACCGAAAGCTCATACTCCAGGAGTCA GCCTCAAGTTCTCCACTTTCCTGTGTGGTGGGACTTAATTATTGACAGTGCATTGACCAACTGGGAGTCTAATGCAAATTTCCTTGCTGCAGTTCCTCCTTTACCACTGGATACCTGA